The following are encoded together in the Lolium rigidum isolate FL_2022 unplaced genomic scaffold, APGP_CSIRO_Lrig_0.1 contig_55932_1, whole genome shotgun sequence genome:
- the LOC124681780 gene encoding protein TIFY 11a-like — protein MATATTDSAARRFAVACGVLSRFVKAAGPVPMPMSAYGAAPRVGALQGPDGPPADGAQQLTIFYGGRVVVLDGCTPAGAAELIRYAAAAASPPVAAPATALVDIPIARKASLQRFLSKRKGRSITALDDPPYSRPQEAAPPPPAKKRKTEASSWLTLGSLGDMHAQ, from the coding sequence ATGGCGACCGCGACGACGGACTCCGCCGCCCGACGTTTCGCCGTGGCCTGCGGCGTGCTCAGCCGGTTCGTCAAGGCGGCCGGGCCGGTGCCGATGCCGATGTCGGCGTACGGCGCGGCGCCGCGCGTTGGGGCCTTGCAGGGACCCGACGGCCCGCCGGCTGACGGGGCGCAGCAGCTGACGATCTTCTACGGGGGGAGAGTGGTGGTGCTCGACGGCTGCACGCCGGCCGGGGCGGCCGAGCTGATCCGgtacgcagcggcggcggcgagcccgCCTGTTGCCGCGCCGGCGACGGCGCTGGTGGACATACCCATCGCGAGGAAGGCGTCGCTGCAGCGGTTCCTCTCCAAGCGCAAGGGCAGATCCATCACGGCCCTCGATGATCCACCGTACAGTCGTCCGCaggaggcggcgccgccgccgccggcgaagaAGCGCAAGACCGAAGCTTCTTCCTGGCTCACCCTGGGTAGCTTAGGAGACATGCACGCGCAGTGA
- the LOC124681781 gene encoding protein TIFY 11a-like: MATATTDSAAATRRFAVACGKLSRFVKPAVPVAMPMRMSAYGAGAVQGPDGRPADGGQQLTIFYGGRVVVLDGCTPAGAAELIRYAAAAATPTAAAPATELVDIPIARKASLQRFLSRRKYRSVTVLDGPPYSHPQEGAPPPPAKKRKTEDSSWLALGSLGDMHAHWSIA; this comes from the coding sequence ATGGCGACCGCGACTAcggactccgccgccgccacccgacgTTTCGCCGTGGCCTGCGGCAAACTCAGCCGGTTCGTCAAGCCGGCCGTCCCGGTGGCGATGCCGATGCGGATGTCGGCGTACGGCGCTGGGGCTGTGCAGGGACCCGACGGCCGGCCGGCTGACGGGGGGCAGCAGCTGACGATCTTCTACGGAGGGAGGGTGGTGGTGCTCGACGGCTGCACGCCGGCCGGGGCCGCCGAGCTGATCCGgtacgccgcggcggcggcgaccccgACTGCGGCCGCGCCGGCGACGGAACTGGTGGACATACCCATCGCGAGGAAGGCGTCGTTGCAGCGGTTCCTCTCCAGGCGCAAGTACAGATCCGTCACGGTCCTCGACGGTCCACCGTACAGTCATCCGCAGgagggggcgccgccgccgccggcgaagaAGCGCAAGACCGAAGATTCTTCTTGGCTCGCCCTGGGTAGCTTAGGAGACATGCACGCGCACTGGTCCATCGCCTAA